The window GGTCGGCCTCGCCGCGGGCCTGGACCACGCGCGCTCGCTCGTGGCCGACGGTGCGCAGGTCGCGATGATCGCTGCCGAGCACATCCTGGCCGACGGCACGTCGATCGACCTGCTGCAGAGTGTCCCGGCGGTCGTCGCGACGGCCCGGCGTGTATCGCTGGTCGCGTTCGAGGACTTCGGCGACGCCCTCGCCGACCTGCGCGCCGCCGCGCTGCGGCGGGACATGGACACGTTCGCCATGATCCCGCGCGGCCCGCGGGACGAGGAGTTCCACACCGCGCTGATCGAGCTGCTCTCCGAGTGGGGCTGGTCGGTCGGGCGGCCGCTCGTGACGGTCGTCGACGTGGTCGCGGAGCCGGGTGACCGGGGCGCGGCGGCGGTCCGGGACCTTCTGGACCGCCTGGGCTTTCCGCACCGCGACCTCACTCCCGACGACGACGACGCGCAGGAGATCGCCGAGGCCGCCGGTCCCGGGGCGGAGCTGCCCCTGGTCCGCACCCTCGCCGGCCGGGTGCTGTCCGCGGCGACGCCGGCGATGGTGACCGAGGCGATCTACGACGGGTTCGACACGATCCCCGAGGGCGTGATCGCGGACGTCGCCATCATCGGAGGCGGCCCGGCGGGCCTCGCGGCGGCCGTCTACGCGGCGTCCGAGGGGTTGTCCACGGTCATGCTCGAACGGGACGCGATCGGCGGCCAGGCCGGGACGAGCTCAATGATCCGCAACTACCTCGGTTTTCCGCGCGGCATCTCGGGGATGCGGCTCGCGCAACGGTCCCGGATCCAGGCGGGCCGGTTCGGCGCGCGCTTCTTCACCGGCCGCCCGGCGATCCGCCTCGAACCGGGACCGCCGAACGAGCCCGAGCACCAGCACGTGCACGTCACCGGTGCGCAGCTGTGCGCCCGCACCGTGGTGATCGCGACCGGGGTGACGTACCGCCGCCTGGGTGTGCCGGGGGTCGACGACCTCGTGGGCGCGGGCGTGTACTACGGAGCCGCGACGTCGATGGCCCGCGAGATGCAGGACCGCGATGTCTACATCATCGGGGGCGGCAACTCGGCCGGTCAGGCCGCAGTGCACCTCGCCAAGTTCGCGGGAGCCGTGACGATCCTGGTGCGGCGCGCGGGCCTCGCCGAGACCATGTCGGACTACCTGGTGCGCGAGATCGAGGCAACGCCGACCATCCAGGTGCGCACGCGGACCGTCGTCGTCGACGGCGGCGGGGACGGCCGCCTGCAGTGGCTGCGGCTCGAGGACCTCGACACCGGGGAGCCGAGCAAGACGCTGGCCGACGGCCTGTTCTGCCTGCTCGGCGCCGAACCGGACTGCTCGTGGCTGCCCGAGGGCCTGGCACTCGACGCGCGGGGTTTTGTGCTGACCGGCCGGGACGTGCCGCGCGACTCCTGGGTCGACGGGCAGCCGCCGGCGAGCCTGGAGACGACGGTGCCGGGCATCTTCGCGGTCGGCGACGTGCGCGCCGGGTCCATGAAACGGGTCGCGTCGGCGAGCGGCGAGGGCGCCTCGGTGCTCCCGCTGGTCCACGCGCACCTCGCGCGGGTGCGCGCCCGGGAGTTCGGCGGCTGAGGCGTCGCGGAAGCGGACCTACGTCGCGCTCGTGGGCGTCATGGCTCGCTCGCGTAGCCGGGCGACGAGGTCGTCGCTCAGCCCGGCCGCGCGCAGCGGTGTCAGCGGGTCGACATAGCGTTCGGTGAGCGTGCCCAGCAGGTCGCGCATCGGGGCCGGTGAGAACTCCCGCCCGAGCGCCGCCCGCGCGGCCTCCTCCAGATCGAGCCCGAACCGGGCCATGAGCGGCGCCATCATGGGCGAGATGCGCGCCATGATGGCGGCGGAGCTCTCGCCCGTGCGGGTGTAGTCGGAGACGATGTCGTCGACGTCGGCACCGAGGGCGAGCAGGAGCGCCGCGGCGAGCACCCCCGTCCGGTCCTGACCCGCGGCGCAGTGGAACGCGACAGCGCCGGGCGCGTACGCGATGATCGCCAGCGCCGTGACGATCTGCGGGGCGGAGCCCTCGTACATGCGCACGTACATCGGCGCGTACGACGTCTGGTCCAGCGGGTCGCCCTCGTCCGACGGGCCGATGCCGACGATGAGCGGCACGTGGTGATATGACACCGCGACCTGCGCGCCGAGCGGCCCCCGGCCGGTCATGCCGACCTCGTCGGCCGAGCGCAGGTCGATGACCGCCCGCAGCCCGCCGTCGACGAGGTCTCCGGCGACCTCCTCGGTCACGATGGCCAGGTCGTCGGCGCGCAGGGCGAAGCCGGCCCGCAGCACCCCGCCGTCGACCGGGATGCCGCCGAGGTCGCGCAGGTTGACGGGGGCGCTCAGGGGGAGGGGCATGGGGGCGGTTCCGGTCATGTGCTCATCCTTCAAGACGACGGCGCGGGCCTGGTCGAGGACCGTCACCGCACGATAATGCAGCTGGCTGACACACCGGAGGCGCCGCCGCCGGTTGTCTCATAGCGTTCGAGAAGTGAACTTCACCCCCACGCGCCTGGGCGCACTCGCGACGGCCGTTCTTGTCGCCCTCGGCGCCCTCGGCGCCGCTGTCCCGGCGATCCCGGCGTCGGCGGCCACCACGGCCGGCTGGGCGGACTGGGAGCCGTTGTCCGGCACGGCAGGGGACTGGTCCACCACCATGCAGCTCCCAGCCGGCGGCTTTCCGGGTGCGACGGTGACCTCCGACTCGCGGGGCGGCGTCGGTGTGATCTCGGGCGCGTCCTCGTGGCTGGGCCCGGCGACGCCGCCCGGCGCGGTCTACGGGTCGAGCCGCGGCCAGCAGTACCTCAACCTGCGCCCGCAGGCCGACCGGCCGCTGTCGCCGTCGACCACCACCTACACCTTCGAGAGCCCGACCCCGGCGGGCGGTTGGGCCTTTGTGCTCGGCGACATCGACGCGGACCGCGCGGTCGTGACGGCGCGCGACGTCAACGGGCGCCTGCTCACCGGCACGGAGCTCGGGTGGCAGGGCGGATTCAACTACTGCACGGGGGTGGGGTCGCCGTCCTGCACTGGAGACCCGGCGGACGTGCCCACCTGGAACCCGGCCACCGGCGAGGTGCGCGGCAACCTGGGCGCGGACGACACGTCCGGCGCCGCCGGCTGGTTCCAGCCCAGCAGGCCGGTCAAGACCCTCACCATCGAGTTCTTCCAGCGCAGCGGGTTCCCGGTCTACCAGACCTGGTTCGCCTCCCTGGCGCGGGACATCTCCGGGACCGTCGACCTGGTCGACTCGTCGGGCGCCCCGCAGGGTGTGCTCCCGGGCGCCGGCCTCACCCTGTTCGGCCCGGACGGCGCCGAGCTCGCCACGACGACGTCGGACGACAGCGGCCAGTACATCTTCGCCGGCTACACCGCCGCGCCCGGCTACCGGGTGGAGCTGACGACGCTGCCGGAGGCGGACGACGACCATCCGTTCGGGCTGGTCGCCTATGGCGAGCAGGTGGTCGGCGACGTCGACCTGAGCGACGCGGACGCCACCGACGTCGACTTCGCGGCGCGCGACGTGCTGCCGGTCGCCGTGAGCGGCACGGTCCTGACCGACGACGGGACGCCCGTCCCCGGGGCCACCGTCATCCTCACGCCGGTCGGCGGAGGTCTGCCGCACACCGCGGTGACAGACTCCGACGGCCAGTACCTGATCGACGACGTCACCTGGGACAGCGGGGACGACCAGCCGCAGGACTATACGTTCGCGCTGAGCGACCTCCCCGATGGCTACGTCGCCTCCGCAGTGCCGGACGCCATCACCATCGAGGTCGGCCAGGAGGAGCCCAGCACCGGCAACAACTTCGTCGTCCGGACGCCGCCGTCGCTGTCGGGCACGGTGACCGCGGGCGGCGATCCCGTCGCGGGTGCCGTTGTGATCCTCACCGGCCCGGGCGGCACGCTCAGCACGACGACGGGCGCCGACGGCACCTACACCTTCGATTCCGTGCCCCCGGGTGAGCACACGGCGCGCGTCACGGTGCCCGACGGTTACCTCGCCGACGGCCCGGACACGCGGGACGTCGCCGTCGGCGCAGAGGACGTGACCGGCGTCGACTTCGCGCTCTCCCGCCCCGGCTCGGTCGGCGGGGTCGTGACGGACTCCGCCGGCGAGCCCGTACCTGGCGCCACGGTCACGGTGACCGGCCCGGACGGGTCGGTCACGCTCGCCACCGACGACGCCGGCCGGTACTTCGCCGGCGACCTGACACCGGGCGACTACACCATCTCGCTCACCGTGCCCGACGGGTACACCGCGGAGGTCACCGAGCGGTCCGTCACCGTGACCAGCGCCGGCGAGAACCTGCTCGAAGAGAACTTCGCGATCGCGCGCACAGCCGTCGAGCCCTCTGAGCCGCCGGTCGACCCGTCGGCGAGCCCCGTGGCGCCGAGCCCGACGCCCGACGCGTCGGCCGGGCCGGGCACGGGAGCCGGGCCGTCAGGCCCGGACGGCCTCGCGGCCACCGGCGCGGCCATCGGCTCGGTGGCGCTCGTCGCGGCGGTGCTGCTGACCATGGGCCTCGCCCTGGTCCGGGCGTCCCGCAAGTCGGCCCGCTGACCGCCCGCCGCGGACGGCGAGACACCCGGTCGACCACCGCCCCGGCAGGGCTACGGTTCGACCATGACGGAGAAGATCGACGCGCACCACCACCTGTGGGACCGCGTCCGGACCCCGCAGCCCTGGATCGACCCTGTGACGATGCGGGCCATCGACGCGGACTTCGACACGGAAGACCTGGCCCGCGCCCTGGCGGGACAGCAGGTGACCGGGACCGTGGTCGTGCAGTCGGCGCAGGCCGAGGCCGAGACCGCTGACCTGCTCGACGTCGCGGAGCGCACCCCGCTGGTCCAGGGTGTGGTCGGCTGGGTAGACCTCACCGACCCCGGCGTGACTGACGCCGTCGACCGGCTCGTGGCCGGCCCGGGCGGCCGGCACCTGGTGGGCGTCCGGTCGATGGTCCAGGCCGAGCAGGACCCCGGCTACCTCGACCGCCCGGACATCCGCCGGGGGATCCGGGCGGTAGCCACCCGCGGCCTGGCGGTCGACCTGGTGACCCGGCCCGACCAGCTGCCGGGCGTCGCGCGGCTGGTGCACGAGCTGCCCGAGGTGCCGTTCGTCCTGGACCACCTCGGCAAGCCGCCGCTCGCCGGCCCTGCTTCGGATTCCGGCGCCGCACCCACGCTCGCCGGAGACCTCGCCCCCTGGGCCGAGGCGATCCACGACGTCGGCGCGTCCCAGAACGTGACGGCAAAGCTGTCCGGCCTCGTCACCGAGGCATCCTGGTCCAGCTGGACGACGGCGGACCTGCAGCCCGCCGTCGAGCACGCGCTGGAGGTGTTCGGGCCGGACCGGCTCATGTTCGGCTCGGACTGGCCGGTCAGCCTGCTGGCCACGCGCTACGACGAGTGGGTCGACACGCTGTCCGGTCTACTGGCAGCGCTGTCACCCGCAGAACAGGCAACGGTCTGGCACGGCACCGCTCGGCGTGTGTACGGTCTGCCCGCTACAACCATCGAGGAGGAGCAACGATGAAGTTCGCCCGGATCGGAACACCCGGCCAGGAGCGCCCCGTGGTGCACGACGGTGAGGGCTGGCGCGACCTGAGCCCGCTCACCGCCGACATCGACGGCGAATTCCTGGCCGCCGACGGCGTCGCGCGCACCCGCGAGGCGCTCGCGGCCGGCACGCTCGAGCCGGTCGAGACGGACGGCGTGCGGTTCGCCGCGCCGGTGGCCCGGCCGTCCGCGATCGTGTGTGTCGGCATGAACTACGCGGCGCATGCCGCGGAGTCCGGGTCCGCGCCGCCCGAGGCGCCGGTCATCTTCCTCAAGACGCCCAACACCATCGCGGGGCCGGACGACACCGTGACGATCCCCCGGGACAGCCACAAGACGGACTGGGAGGTGGAGCTCGCGGTGGTGATCGGCCGCCGCGCCTCCTACCTCGACTCGCCCGAGCAGGCCCGCGACGTGATCGCCGGGTACGCCGTGGCCAACGACCTGTCCGAGCGGGCCTGGCAGCTCGAGGTGTCCGGCGGCCAGTGGTCCAAGGGCAAGAGCGCCCCGGGATTCACGCCGCTCGGCCCGTGGCTGGTCACGCCCGACGAGGCCGACGGCGCCAGCGCCGAGGGGCTCCGGCTGCGGTCGTGGGTCAACGGCGAGCCGCGGCAGGACTCGTCAACCGCGGACCTGATCTTCGGCGTCGACGTGCTGGTGCACACCCTCAGCCAGTACCTCGCGCTGGAGCCCGGCGACGTGCTGCTGACGGGCACGCCCGAGGGCGTGGCGCTGTCGGGACGCTTCCCGTACCTGAGCCCCGGTGACGTCGTCGAGGTAGAGATCGACGGGCTGGGGCGGCAGCGCCAGGAGTACGTGGCCTGGGCGCCGGCGTCGGCCGCTCCGGTCGCATCGGCCGCCGAGGAGGTGCGCGCATGACCGCGTTCACGGGACTGGTCGCCGTCGTCACGGGCGGGTCGTCCGGCATCGGGGCGGCGATCGTCCGCCGCCTGCGTTCTGGGGGCGCCAAGGTGGCGGTCTTCGACGTCGACCCCGACGCCGCCGACGCCGACCTCGCCCTGCGGGTCGACGTGACCGACACCGCCTCGGTCGACGCCGCGATGGCCGCCGTCGAGGCCGAGTTCGGCCGGCTCGACGTGCTGGTGAACAACGCCGGCATCGGTGCGCAGGGCACTATCGCCGACAACCCCGACGATGAGTGGCTGCGGGTTCTCGACCTGAATGTCGTCGGCATCGCGCGCACCACCCGCGCCGCGCTGCCGCTGCTGCGCCGTTCGCCGGCCGCCGCGATCGTCAACACCAGCTCGATCGCGGCGACCGCCGGCCTGCAGCAGCGCGCGCTGTACAGCGCCAGCAAGGGCGCGGTCCTGGCGCTGACGCAGGCCATGGCCGCGGACCACGTGCGCGAGGGTATCCGCGTCAACGCCGTGAACCCCGGGACGGTCGACACGCCCTGGATCGGGCGGCTCCTGTCGCGCGCGGACGACCCGGCGGCCGAGCGCGCCGCCCTGGAGGCGCGGCAGCCCCACGGCCGGCTCGTCTCCGCGGACGAGGTCGCCGAGGCGGTCGCCTACCTCGCGAGCCCGCTCGCCGGCTCGACGACGGGCACCAGCCTCGCCGTCGACGGCGGCATGCAGGCCCTCCGCGTCCGCCCCGCCTAGCCCCACCTGGTCGTTTGCGAGACCGTTGCGCCTACGTGTCCGTTATGGGCGCAACGGTCTCGCCCACAACCAGTGGTCGTGAGCACCCTCCGACATGCGGAAAGATGCGCGCATGAGGTTCGAGTATTTCGTTGGCCCGAACGACGAGGCCGCGGCACAGACCATCGACGGCGGAGAGATCTACGGCAGCGTGGGCTCGCACGTCGTCGACCCCGCTTCGGTGCTGGGACAGCTGGAGCGGCTGCTCGGCGGCCCGGTCGGGGACGACGGCCTGCGCAGCGCGCAGCTCGTCGCGGAGAGCCCCGACGGCGCCCGTCTCGTGATCCGGCTGTCCAACCATCTGGTGTCGCTGTTCGGCATGGTGCGGCCGACGACGCTGGACGACGTCGTCAGGCACTGGTCGCTGTCCCGGCGGTTCCGCCGGGCCGCTCCGGAGGACCTGAACGCCTTCGCCGCGGGGCTGCACGAGCTGTGCAAGGGCACCGGCAAGCGGGTCTACTGTCGCGCGACCGCGGACGACAGCGAGCTGAACCCCGTCATGGTCCCGGCCGGTGCCGGCGAGGCGGGCTCGGACCCGGCCGAGCCGCGCCCCTTGCCCCGTAGGCGCTGACGGCAGCTCCGGAGGGCACCGATTGACGGATAGTGTCGCTCCTGCGACGCTATCCGTATGGAGATCGTCACTGTCAGCGATGCCGCGGAGCGCTTGGCCCTGTCCGTTCGGCAGGTCCAACGGCTCGCGCACGCGGGTGACCTGGTGTCGATCGGCCCGGATCGACTCGACTGGGGATCGGTGCTACGCCACGAGGCGGCACACAAGGGGCATCAGCGACGGGCGTGGGCGGAGGCGACGGCCTGGGCAGCGATTGCGCTCCTTACCCATGTTGAGGTGACCTGGCTCGGGGAGGCGCAGCGGTCCCGTTTGAAGGGTGAGCTCAAGAGATCGACTCCTGAAGAACTTGTCGCTCGGACCCGCAATCGGGCAACGGTGCATCGCCTCATGGGGCATCGGGCCGTGGTCGACAGGCTCGCAGACGAGGTAATTGGTTCTGGCAGCACCAGCGAAGTCGGCGAACTCACTGGTGCTACGGGTGAGCAGGTTGATGGCTACGTCTCCGTTGCCAGGTACGACCGGCTGGTAACGCGCTACCGCCTCCGCAATGCCGTCGAGGAGGGCAACGTGACCCTTCGAGCGACTGCTTTCGACCTGGCGATCGCTGCCCAGATCGCCGAGCGGGGCGACGTTCTGGCAGGGCTTGATCTGGGTGCGTCTTTGGACCCCCGTGAGCGGTCGGCAGGCATGCGGTCGGTCAAGCAGGCTCTGGTGCGATCGCGGTGAACGATGGGCGGAGCGTCATCGATGTAGCGACGCCGATCGGCGGTTGGGCATTTCCGTGGCCGAACGTCGCCGAGATCGAGGCAGAGCTCCCGCATACGCACTGGACTCTGATCGGCGGCCTGATGGTGCAGTTGCACGCCATCAACCACGGGCTCGACGTCGTGCGTCCGACGAACGACGTCGACATCGTCGTGCATGTCGAGACCGGCCGAGGCCGACCAAGGTCCACCGCGCAGGTCTTGACCGGCCTGGGCTACGAGATTCAGCCCGAGCACAACCGGCGGGAGCCTGTGGCTCACCGCTTCCGCCGTGGACAGGACACAGTCGACGTCGTGGTCGCCGATCATGCGGCCCCGAGAGTGCTGGAGCCGATGGCCGGCAACCGCATGGTGCCGATCGAGGGCGGTACCCAGGCGCTCAGACGGACGGTGAACGCTCACCTTGAGATCGGCGGGCGCGAGAGCACGATCAGTGTTCCCGATCCGTATGGTGCGCTCATCATCAAGTCGGCGGCACACAAGGCCGACAGTCGCGATCCGGAACGCCATCTGCTGGACGCGGCGGTGCTGCTCGCGTGTATCGACGATCCATACGCCGAGCTGGAGCGACCCGCGTCGGGAAGCGATCGCAGTCGACTCATCCACTTGCGCAGACATCTTGGAAGTTCACTGCACCCGGCCTGGCTGTCGCTCGATTCCCGGGCTCGATCAGACGGTCAGGCAGCTCTTGAGATCCTTGTCGACGGATGAGCCCCAGGTCTAGGCCGCGGTGCAGACGGACGATGTGGGACATCGCCCGCGAGTAGGTAGTTTCCACAACTGACAGGTCAGTAAGTTAGTCCGTACCTTGAGGT is drawn from Promicromonospora sp. Populi and contains these coding sequences:
- a CDS encoding FAD-dependent oxidoreductase; this translates as MDDRPVILLVGGKYADAVEQEFRARYDRDYRIETAVGLAAGLDHARSLVADGAQVAMIAAEHILADGTSIDLLQSVPAVVATARRVSLVAFEDFGDALADLRAAALRRDMDTFAMIPRGPRDEEFHTALIELLSEWGWSVGRPLVTVVDVVAEPGDRGAAAVRDLLDRLGFPHRDLTPDDDDAQEIAEAAGPGAELPLVRTLAGRVLSAATPAMVTEAIYDGFDTIPEGVIADVAIIGGGPAGLAAAVYAASEGLSTVMLERDAIGGQAGTSSMIRNYLGFPRGISGMRLAQRSRIQAGRFGARFFTGRPAIRLEPGPPNEPEHQHVHVTGAQLCARTVVIATGVTYRRLGVPGVDDLVGAGVYYGAATSMAREMQDRDVYIIGGGNSAGQAAVHLAKFAGAVTILVRRAGLAETMSDYLVREIEATPTIQVRTRTVVVDGGGDGRLQWLRLEDLDTGEPSKTLADGLFCLLGAEPDCSWLPEGLALDARGFVLTGRDVPRDSWVDGQPPASLETTVPGIFAVGDVRAGSMKRVASASGEGASVLPLVHAHLARVRAREFGG
- a CDS encoding tyrosine-protein phosphatase, which gives rise to MTGTAPMPLPLSAPVNLRDLGGIPVDGGVLRAGFALRADDLAIVTEEVAGDLVDGGLRAVIDLRSADEVGMTGRGPLGAQVAVSYHHVPLIVGIGPSDEGDPLDQTSYAPMYVRMYEGSAPQIVTALAIIAYAPGAVAFHCAAGQDRTGVLAAALLLALGADVDDIVSDYTRTGESSAAIMARISPMMAPLMARFGLDLEEAARAALGREFSPAPMRDLLGTLTERYVDPLTPLRAAGLSDDLVARLRERAMTPTSAT
- a CDS encoding collagen binding domain-containing protein translates to MNFTPTRLGALATAVLVALGALGAAVPAIPASAATTAGWADWEPLSGTAGDWSTTMQLPAGGFPGATVTSDSRGGVGVISGASSWLGPATPPGAVYGSSRGQQYLNLRPQADRPLSPSTTTYTFESPTPAGGWAFVLGDIDADRAVVTARDVNGRLLTGTELGWQGGFNYCTGVGSPSCTGDPADVPTWNPATGEVRGNLGADDTSGAAGWFQPSRPVKTLTIEFFQRSGFPVYQTWFASLARDISGTVDLVDSSGAPQGVLPGAGLTLFGPDGAELATTTSDDSGQYIFAGYTAAPGYRVELTTLPEADDDHPFGLVAYGEQVVGDVDLSDADATDVDFAARDVLPVAVSGTVLTDDGTPVPGATVILTPVGGGLPHTAVTDSDGQYLIDDVTWDSGDDQPQDYTFALSDLPDGYVASAVPDAITIEVGQEEPSTGNNFVVRTPPSLSGTVTAGGDPVAGAVVILTGPGGTLSTTTGADGTYTFDSVPPGEHTARVTVPDGYLADGPDTRDVAVGAEDVTGVDFALSRPGSVGGVVTDSAGEPVPGATVTVTGPDGSVTLATDDAGRYFAGDLTPGDYTISLTVPDGYTAEVTERSVTVTSAGENLLEENFAIARTAVEPSEPPVDPSASPVAPSPTPDASAGPGTGAGPSGPDGLAATGAAIGSVALVAAVLLTMGLALVRASRKSAR
- a CDS encoding amidohydrolase; the protein is MTEKIDAHHHLWDRVRTPQPWIDPVTMRAIDADFDTEDLARALAGQQVTGTVVVQSAQAEAETADLLDVAERTPLVQGVVGWVDLTDPGVTDAVDRLVAGPGGRHLVGVRSMVQAEQDPGYLDRPDIRRGIRAVATRGLAVDLVTRPDQLPGVARLVHELPEVPFVLDHLGKPPLAGPASDSGAAPTLAGDLAPWAEAIHDVGASQNVTAKLSGLVTEASWSSWTTADLQPAVEHALEVFGPDRLMFGSDWPVSLLATRYDEWVDTLSGLLAALSPAEQATVWHGTARRVYGLPATTIEEEQR
- a CDS encoding fumarylacetoacetate hydrolase family protein is translated as MKFARIGTPGQERPVVHDGEGWRDLSPLTADIDGEFLAADGVARTREALAAGTLEPVETDGVRFAAPVARPSAIVCVGMNYAAHAAESGSAPPEAPVIFLKTPNTIAGPDDTVTIPRDSHKTDWEVELAVVIGRRASYLDSPEQARDVIAGYAVANDLSERAWQLEVSGGQWSKGKSAPGFTPLGPWLVTPDEADGASAEGLRLRSWVNGEPRQDSSTADLIFGVDVLVHTLSQYLALEPGDVLLTGTPEGVALSGRFPYLSPGDVVEVEIDGLGRQRQEYVAWAPASAAPVASAAEEVRA
- a CDS encoding SDR family NAD(P)-dependent oxidoreductase: MTAFTGLVAVVTGGSSGIGAAIVRRLRSGGAKVAVFDVDPDAADADLALRVDVTDTASVDAAMAAVEAEFGRLDVLVNNAGIGAQGTIADNPDDEWLRVLDLNVVGIARTTRAALPLLRRSPAAAIVNTSSIAATAGLQQRALYSASKGAVLALTQAMAADHVREGIRVNAVNPGTVDTPWIGRLLSRADDPAAERAALEARQPHGRLVSADEVAEAVAYLASPLAGSTTGTSLAVDGGMQALRVRPA